The following are encoded in a window of Perca flavescens isolate YP-PL-M2 chromosome 24, PFLA_1.0, whole genome shotgun sequence genomic DNA:
- the LOC114551067 gene encoding uncharacterized protein LOC114551067, which translates to MDSRVHISVIQKNNTLRLTRCTVCCTKYHCPLCPTSLYKPRCRAKVLQHMEVHVKNAIQHEDFFITKCHQACRSGSSGHFHCPICLRTTIKRQDTLRHLQICRPPLHDAQVDADADCKEEGVTSQTEEGKAGSVDLPHLSKDRLPASVHDSEMQGPGDPAERPQDPSPQSVLLFSPRLDHPPCRVPREKLPNVLCPHCNVQFLRKNLKKHLYRKHADKAVGDIAANSHADVDERDNKGAVKKSFLGPLLPLDLQNKTWGKGHQIKCEPSECEIAESGMAAAGSLPSRAWAYPAVHISVIQKNNTLRLTRCTVCCTKYHCPLCPTSLYKPRCRAKVLQHMAVHVKNAIQHEDFFITKCHQDCRSGSSGHFHCPICLRTTIKRQDTLRHLQICRPPLHDAQVDADADCKEEGVTSQTEEGKAGSVDLPHLSKDRLPASVHDSEMQGPGDPAERPQDPSPQSVLLFSPRLDHPPCRVPREKLPNVLCPHCNVQFLRKNLKKHLYRKHADKAVGDIAANSHADVDERDNKGAVKKSFLGPLLPLDLQNKTWGKGHQIKCEPSECEIAESGMAAAGSLPFHAWQYPLVHESEVQGPGDPAERPQDPSPESMLDDPPCRVPRAKLPNVLCPHCNAQLLRKNLEMHIYRKHRKQKT; encoded by the exons ATGGATTCACGG GTGCACATCAGTGTAATTCAAAAAAATAACACACTGCGGCTGACACGGTGCACGGTGTGCTGTACCAAATATCACTGCCCCCTTTGCCCCACTTCATTGTACAAGCCCCGGTGTAGGGCAAAGGTTTTGCAGCACATGGAGGTGCATGTAAAAAATGCCATTCAACATGAAG ATTTCTTCATAACAAAATGCCACCAGGCCTGCAGGAGTGGAAGCAGTGGCCACTTCCACTGCCCTATCTGCCTCAggaccacaataaaaaggcaggaTACCCTGAGGCATTTGCAGATCTGTAGGCCACCTCTCCATGACGCCCAGGTAGACGCTGATGCTGACTGCAAAGAGGAGGGCGTCACCTCCCAGACCGAGGAGGGCAAAG CGGGATCTGTGGACCTACCTCATCTCAGCAAGGACAGACTGCCTGCATCG gtacATGATAGTGAAATGCAAGGACCAGGAGATCCAGCGGAGAGACCCCAAGATCCATCGCCACAATCCGTCTTGCTATTCAGTCCTCGCTTGGaccaccctccctgcagagtGCCCCGTGAAAAGCTGCCAAATGTACTTTGTCCTCACTGCAATGTGCAGTTCCTCAGAAAAAATTTAAAGAAGCACCTATACAGAAAACACGCCGATAAAGCTGTGGGAGACATCGCTGCAAATTCCCATGCTGATGTTGATGAGAGGGATAACAAAGGCGCTGTGAAAAAGTCGTTTCTTGGACCACTTTTGCCACTTGATCTCCAAAACAAAACCTGGGGGAAAGGGCACCAAATCAAGTGCGAGCCCAGTGAGTGCGAAATTGCcgagtcgggtatggctgcagccgGGAGCCTCCCGTCTCGTGCCTGGGCGTATCCTGCG GTGCACATCAGTGTAATTCAAAAAAATAACACACTGCGGCTGACACGGTGCACGGTGTGCTGTACCAAATATCACTGCCCCCTTTGCCCCACTTCATTGTACAAGCCCCGGTGTAGGGCAAAGGTTTTGCAGCACATGGCGGTGCATGTAAAAAATGCCATTCAACATGAAG ATTTCTTCATAACAAAATGCCACCAGGACTGCAGGAGTGGAAGCAGTGGCCACTTCCACTGCCCTATCTGCCTCAggaccacaataaaaaggcaggaTACCCTGAGGCATTTGCAGATCTGTAGGCCACCTCTCCATGACGCCCAGGTAGACGCTGATGCTGACTGCAAAGAGGAGGGCGTCACCTCCCAGACCGAGGAGGGCAAAG CGGGATCTGTGGACCTACCTCATCTCAGCAAGGACAGACTGCCTGCATCG gtacATGATAGTGAAATGCAAGGACCAGGAGATCCAGCGGAGAGACCCCAAGATCCATCGCCACAATCCGTCTTGCTATTCAGTCCTCGCTTGGaccaccctccctgcagagtGCCCCGTGAAAAGCTGCCAAATGTACTTTGTCCTCACTGCAATGTGCAGTTCCTCAGAAAAAATTTAAAGAAGCACCTATACAGAAAACACGCCGATAAAGCTGTGGGAGACATCGCTGCAAATTCCCATGCTGATGTTGATGAGAGGGATAACAAAGGCGCTGTGAAAAAGTCGTTTCTTGGACCACTTTTGCCACTTGATCTCCAAAACAAAACCTGGGGGAAAGGGCACCAAATCAAGTGCGAGCCCAGTGAGTGCGAAATTGCcgagtcgggtatggctgcagccgGGAGCCTCCCGTTTCATGCCTGGCAGTATCCACTG gtACATGAAAGTGAAGTGCAAGGACCGGGAGATCCAGCAGAGAGACCCCAAGACCCATCGCCAGAATCCATGTTGGACGACCCTCCCTGCAGAGTGCCCCGTGCAAAGCTGCCAAATGTACTTTGTCCTCACTGCAATGCGCAGCTCCTAAGAAAAAATTTAGAgatgcacatttacagaaaacacagaaaacagaaaacatga